The following proteins are encoded in a genomic region of Anabas testudineus chromosome 13, fAnaTes1.2, whole genome shotgun sequence:
- the nek3 gene encoding serine/threonine-protein kinase Nek3, with the protein METYSLLRVIGEGSFGRALLVRCKNSQEKYVVKEIQLPKNRSKLESTRREAVLLSRMKHLNIVAFREAFEADDLLCIVMEYCSGGDLLQMIQRQKTATFCVDDILKWFAQMCAGAKYIHDKRVLHRDLKSKNIFLTDNGTIKLGDFGSACVLNSSKAYAHTYVGTPYYVAPEIWDNKPYNNKSDVWSLGCVLYELCTLRHPFQAPSWKSLILKVCRGSYPPLPSHLPYELQYLIKQMFKTNPKDRPSLHTILTSHRVSKLLRPYLSSQAIEKEEQGRRLGHWNREDGKKVADLLGEMSLIKTTTFEGTEFSKSHSESREPGHRKQWAAEPSDSVLQVLGNASLISSDSQTLAGSTRGSVSEEPGNSRQRRQWERDPPERLLSLLEKARLSRAFSTFLINRVGDDPLVGPLSKPQGDDTDGPEPEVAVDEDRLQPRSDDEDTDFEEESPCDWIDEAEKMFAEH; encoded by the exons ATGGAGACATACTCTCTCCTCAGGGTCATCGGTGAAGGGTCTTTCGGTCGGGCTTTGTTAGTCCGGTGTAAAAACAGTCAGGAGAAGTATGTAGTCAAGGAAATCCAGCTGCCAAAG aATCGGTCCAAATTGGAGAGTACGAGAAGAGAAGCCGTCCTGTTGTCTAGAATGAAACATCTTAATATTGTGGCTTTCAGGGAAGCATTTGAAG ctgatGACCTCCTGTGTATTGTTATGGAGTACTGCAGCGGAGGAGACCTGCTCCAGATGATCCAACGGCAGAAAACGGCGACattttgtgttgatgat ATTTTGAAATGGTTTGCACAGATGTGTGCAGGTGCAAAGTATATTCACGATAAACGGGTTTTGCACAGAGATCTGAAATCCAAG AACATTTTCCTGACAGATAATGGGACAATCAAGCTTGGGGACTTTGGCTCGGCGTGTGTTCTGAACAG CTCAAAAGCGTATGCTCATACATATGTTGGGACACCATATTATGTGGCTCCAGAAATCTGGGACAACAAACCGTACAACAATAAGAG TGATGTGTGGTCTCTGGGCTGTGTTCTGTACGAGCTCTGCACCCTGCGACACCCG TTCCAGGCACCCAGCTGGAAGAGCCTGATTCTGAAGGTGTGTCGGGGTTCGTACCCTCCCCTCCCCAGCCACCTGCCCTATGAGCTGCAGTATTTGATCAAGCAGATGTTTAAGACAAACCCAAAAGACAGGCCGTCCCTGCACACCATCCTAACATCTCACCGGGTTTCCAAGCTCCTGCGACCGTATCTGTCTTCTCAG GCGATAGAGAAAGAGGAACAGGGGAGGCGGTTAGGTCACTGGAACAGAGAAGACGGGAAGAAAGTGGCTGATCTTCTGGGAGAGatgagtttaataaaaacaacaacatttgaaG GCACAGAGTTTTCTAAGAGTCACTCTGAAAGCAGAGAGCCTGGCCATCGAAAGCAGTGGGCAGCTGAGCCATCAGACAGTGTGCTGCAGGTGTTGGGCAATGCCAGCCTCATCTCATCTGACAGTCAGACCCTCGCAGGTTCCACTCGTGGAA GTGTGTCAGAGGAGCCGGGGAACAGCAGGCAGAGGAGACAATGGGAGAGGGACCCTCCTGAAAGGCTTCTGAGTTTGCTTGAGAAGGCCCGACTGAGCAGAGCCTTCAGCACCTTTTTAATAAACAGAGTTG GTGATGATCCCCTGGTGGGACCTCTCTCCAAGCCGCAGGGTGACGACACTGATGGACCTGAGCCAGAAGTGGCTGTGGATGAGGACCGGCTGCAGCCTCGCTCTGATGACGAGGACAC AGACTTTGAGGAAGAATCTCCATGTGACTGGATAGATGAAGCTGAGAAAATGTTTGCAGAACACTAA